Proteins encoded together in one Sander lucioperca isolate FBNREF2018 chromosome 17, SLUC_FBN_1.2, whole genome shotgun sequence window:
- the LOC116064519 gene encoding Fc receptor-like B — translation MEESSLQLLLVLTSLLISTTNQASLTVSPSSSQLFEGQSVSLSCEEDDSSAGWTLRRNITRETRTQCGDGWGRNASSSCNISYVVPSDSGVYWCESREGATSNSINITVPGGPVILQSPVLPVMEGEDLTLHCKTETSSNLPADFYKDGSFIRTEPAGHMTIHHVSRSDEGLYKCIISSDGESPPSWVSVTEKPTTLTSIVLWSAVPVGVLVLLVLLVLRCIRRKPKAEVEAGDDDVTYSDVTISRNLKQPIRRSRESDPAAVYSGVRTEDVVMDK, via the exons ATGGAGGAGTCatccctgcagctgctgctgg TTCTGACTTCACTGCTGATCAGCACAACAAACCAAG ccTCTCTGACTGTGAGTCCCAGCAGCTCTCAGCTGTTTGAAggacagtctgtctctctgagctgtgaggAGGACGACAGCTCAGCTGGATGGACTCTGAGGAGGAACATAACCAGAGAAACCAGGACTCAGtgtggagatggctggggaagAAATGCGAGTTCTTCCTGTAACATCAGCTATGTAGTCCCATCGGACAGTGGAGTTTACTGGTGTGAGTCCAGAGAGGGAGCAAccagtaacagcatcaacatcactgtccctg gTGGACCAGTGATCCTGCAGAGTCCTGTCCTCCCTGTGATGGAGGGAGAAGACCTCACTCTGCACTGTAAAACAGAGACGTCCTCCAACCTCCCAGCTGATTTCTATAAAGATGGCTCCTTCATCAGGACTGAGCctgcaggtcacatgaccaTCCACCATGTTTCCAGGTCTGATGAAGGCCTCTACAAGTGCATCATCAGCAGTGATGGAGAGTCTCCACCCAGCTGGGTCTCTGTCACAG aGAAACCCACAACCCTAACCTCCATCGTGTTGTGGTCTGCTGTTCCAGTCGGTGTCctggttctcctggttctcctggttCTACGATGCATCCGTAGGAAACCTAAAG CTGAAGTAGAAGCTGGAGATGATGACGTCACATACAGTGATGTCACAATATCACGTAACCTgaaacagccaatcagacggAGCAGAG aGAGTGATCCAGCTGCAGTCTACTCCGGAGTGAGAACAGAAGACGTCGTTATGGACAAATAG